The sequence below is a genomic window from Scatophagus argus isolate fScaArg1 chromosome 8, fScaArg1.pri, whole genome shotgun sequence.
GTATTTAGTAtttctttttgcacattcaCATTGTGAAGACAATGCAGGCTCAAAACCTGCTTcaaagactgttttttttttttgttgagtaTCCAGCCGAAATGAACAAAAGCAACCgcaacaatgttttgtttttttgtttgcgtGCACCACCATGTCAACATAACAACACCAAGTGACAGAACATCTTTCCCTGTCttcatgtttctgcttttcacatGAATAGCTATGACAACAAAGAAGAGGATATCATAAGCAACAGCTATAGGAGtcagagaagacaaagagaaaaagcaaagcttACTACAATCAGAGCGTCCATAACATCTTTACAGGTCTGCAGGCTGGTTCCACTTGTCACCTCTAAGAACAGCTCTTTGGTCGTCTTCTTGATCTGTAAAGTACAGTTCAGTTCATCGTCAGTAATCATCAtataaaaagacacagagacgCGCCGTGGGCTACAGTGAGACAGTGTGGCACCAAAGATGAGCAGACATGCATGTCAGATGTGTTGCTGAGGGCAAGGTTTCATGACAGCATTTAATATCACGAAATGCTCTTTTATGgtaggacacacacataaataaacagacacacacaccttggtTTTCTCACTGTTGGTAATAGGTGGGAACGAGATCACATGTCCCTCTGCATCCACTAGGCAGGGATAGAGTGTTTTTCCTTGCAGAATCTGCAGGtatctgtgaaaaaaatatcatGGTTAAGAAGAGACAACATCATGAAACGGCTTAAGCCTGTGATAATCGTTAAAAATTAAAGATGATTAtttgcagttttcatttgaGGTGTGTGTAAAGCTGAGCTTGTCAAGTAGCTGTTTTATCTTTCTTACTGGTCTCCAGAAAGTCACATAGGACATAACTTAATATGTTTATAAGTCAGTTATGTCAAGTATCATAGCCATTTAAATATGACTTCAATACAGATCAATACCTCTAAATTGTAGTTTCTTTTCTGGATGTTCTTTTTATGACACACAGATTCCAACTACGTGCAGACACAGTGCGGGCTTGACAAGTTTGTGATTCGTGTGTTCAAGTTAACATTAACATGATCAACAACACCTATTGCTTTAAACTGCATTAAATGCTGAGGTTCAAAATAAAGCATATAACGCTGTGGTTCAACATACTTCTACTGCCCTCATGTGTTCAAACAAGAAAATTATACAGATGTTTTGTGGGTCAATTTAATGTGAAGCCTTGtctctttttgccttttattttaaaaatcagtgtACGTCTCTTCAGCACAAAGGTTTTAACCCAAAATGTCCTCCCTTGACTCCAGCATGCAGTTAACTAATGAGGATCTCTGAAAACACTTTCccagacagagacaaagctcATGCTGTGCAAAGGATTTCTGCTGACTTGTGAAGGCCGGTGACATtctgcctcttcttctgcttcctcaGCTCGTCAGCCTCCAGCTGAAGGTGTCTTATCAGCTCGACGGCCGTCATCTCCTTCCGACCCAATGGGACAATCTAACAAACGTTGTATTCTTATGTGAAATTCAGCAGAAGCTTGCAGTGACAACTACATTAAAGCAtacagaaactgaaacaaacattaaacGGCAAATACgccaaaataaaatactgagtCAACCAATCTGCATTAGCATACCTTCAGCTGGGTGGGTGGCTTGACATCATAAATCAAAGGAGCTTTGAGAAGCTGCACGTCATGAGTCGCAATGGTCGCGGTGGTCCTTTTACCGCACAAGTCATCGTGAAGTTTTGTCTAGACAAACACATAGGTTAGTCTTCTTTGTTAACAAAATGATCCAATATAGACGCGACCATAAGGGTCTGACTTTACCTGAGCCACGAGGAAGCGTTTGAGAGCATTCCCAGGCTTTAGGTTCATGCCTTTGACCACGCAGCACACCAAGTATGGTCGAACATCTTTCACTTCTGCACTCACTTTGACTGTGAGAGCTGCAGAAGCATCCAAAACATGGAGAACCCTCACCACCATCTTGTTCAGTTCCTCCACTTCATCCTGTTCATCTACCAcctttcccttcttcttcctctgatgCTGCCTTTTCCCCCTGTCTGCACTGTGACCCCCATCTGCATCACCTCCatcctctccctgtctcccttttccttttcctctgagGTAGTCGAGGATGGACTTGGTCTGGCAGCCGTTGACCATCTTCTCCAGACGTTTATCGTTCAGCTTGTTGCCTTTGAAGTTTATCTCCTTTAGCTTGGGACAGTCACTAAGATCGGAGGGAATCTCGCACAGCTTGTTGTTAGAGAGATCCAGCACCTGGGAGGACATGCATGAAGAAGACAAAACCAAGTACATGGATTGAGTTTAGCACTCTTGTAAAGAGCATCACTAACCACAACCCCGAACAAGTGTTAGGAAGgaaagacaacaacagacaaGAGTACACTGAATTTAAGCTGGTTGTGAGGGGGTTAGCTGCCAAACTCACTTTAAAAAGCTTAGATTTTAGTACCTTATTGTCTATTAGCAAATGCGAAATCTTGTTAGCTAATTTAAGAGATGTTTTCAGATAAGTTTAAGACATATTTATGATTCTGTAGCAAGCACATGTCTGGGATTGAAGTTCGGCCGACCTTTAGAGCAGCTAGCTTGTGAATATCTCCACTCAGCTGGTCAATGCAGTTGTCAGAAGCGACCAGTGTGCTAAGGAGATCCAGACGCTCGGAGCAGAAATCAGCTGGGAAACAGGTGATGCGATTCTTCGAGATGTTGATCGTAGAGAGTTTGGTGCACTGGCTCAGTCCCTCTGGCAGGAGCTCCAGGCTGTTACAGCTCACATTGAGAGTATTTAGCTCTCTCAACTGAGTGATTCCCTCCGGTAAAACCCTGAGGTTGTTAACTGAAAGGTCCAGGACCTTCAGAGACTTAAGTTTATCGAGGACATTCGGGATGGAGGCTAGCTTGTTCCTACACAGAATGAGGCTTTGGAGGTTCGTCAGATGTTGGATGTCCTCGTGGATCTCTGTCAAACTCGGGCACTGGCTAACCTCCAGGTAATTCAGCAGTGTGAGGGAATACACAGCAGAGGTGAGTCCTCCGTTAGAGGAAATTCTCCCGTCAACAGCTGGACCCTGTAAAACCAGCTCACGTCTCTTCCCTGCAGCTGCTTTCTCTATTTCTGGCCATTTCCCCATGTCATCCATGCTGCTCGATCCCAAGCGTCACGTCAAGTTACCGGAGACAATAAAAAACACGGCATTCGTTTagatatttcaaaataaacgaTTATATTCTTGACGTATTTTCAATTATGTAAATGTACGTGCATACCTCCAAAGTATTATAATCAAAATATACCTTGTACAATTTGGAAGAATTTCTattacttttaaaattaaaatcattacAGAATTGTCAACTCTTATCATATGGCCTGCGCAACTCTTATTGATTTGCCGaactttaattacatttgtatattatatatataaatatcacaAATCATGCTGAATATTTATGTAATGAGTGTTTCATGCACTTACCTCTATTGATTTACTACAATACTGTAAAAGAGAACGAGTTTGAAGTTATCGAACACATACGGCGCCTTTATTTTGGAGCCAATTTTCGACTTCCTATAGGAACTATGGAGAACTTTGCTCTGCTCCACCCGAAGAGCAGGAAGCAGTGGTGAAAAGGCattataaaatacttttttggATGTTTATCGATGTGACCGTTGTCTTAAGATGTAGAGGGAAACATAACACTACCACAGGTCTCCAAGTTGGCTGAATGTTAATGTCAAAAACTACTTGCACGCGTATAAAACTACTATGACCATAACCCA
It includes:
- the lrrc47 gene encoding leucine-rich repeat-containing protein 47, translated to MDDMGKWPEIEKAAAGKRRELVLQGPAVDGRISSNGGLTSAVYSLTLLNYLEVSQCPSLTEIHEDIQHLTNLQSLILCRNKLASIPNVLDKLKSLKVLDLSVNNLRVLPEGITQLRELNTLNVSCNSLELLPEGLSQCTKLSTINISKNRITCFPADFCSERLDLLSTLVASDNCIDQLSGDIHKLAALKVLDLSNNKLCEIPSDLSDCPKLKEINFKGNKLNDKRLEKMVNGCQTKSILDYLRGKGKGRQGEDGGDADGGHSADRGKRQHQRKKKGKVVDEQDEVEELNKMVVRVLHVLDASAALTVKVSAEVKDVRPYLVCCVVKGMNLKPGNALKRFLVAQTKLHDDLCGKRTTATIATHDVQLLKAPLIYDVKPPTQLKIVPLGRKEMTAVELIRHLQLEADELRKQKKRQNVTGLHKYLQILQGKTLYPCLVDAEGHVISFPPITNSEKTKIKKTTKELFLEVTSGTSLQTCKDVMDALIVKMAELNKFTAEHQEEAGSDGEGDGPQEPTTSSESSSELIVQQVRTVDQDGNLKVVYPSKTDLSKDISNLTVLW